One segment of Cynocephalus volans isolate mCynVol1 chromosome 8, mCynVol1.pri, whole genome shotgun sequence DNA contains the following:
- the STMN1 gene encoding stathmin, translating into MASSDIQVKELEKRASGQAFELILSPRSKESVPEFPLSPPKKKDLSLEEIQKKLEAAEERRKSHEAEVLKQLAEKREHEKEVLQKAIEENNNFSKMAEEKLTHKMEANKENREAQMAAKLERLREKDKHIEEVRKNKESKDPADETEAD; encoded by the exons ATGGCTTCTTCTG ATATCCAGGTGAAAGAACTGGAGAAGCGTGCCTCAGGCCAGGCTTTTGAGCTGATTCTCAGCCCTCGGTCAAAAGAATCTGTCCCAGAATTCCCCCTTTCTCCTCCAAAGAAGAAGGATCTTTCCCTGGAGGAAATTCAGAAGAAATtagaagctgcagaagaaaggCGCAAG TCCCACGAAGCTGAGGTCTTGAAGCAACTTGCTGAGAAACGAGAGCATGAGAAAGAAGTGCTTCAGAAAGCGATAGAAGAGAACAACAACTTTAGTAAAATGGCGGAGGAGAAACTGACCCACAAAATGGAAGCTAACAAAGAGAACCGAGAGGCACAAATGGCTGCCAAACTGGAGCGTTTGCGAGAGAAG GATAAGCACATTGAAGAAGTGCGGAAGAACAAAGAATCCAAAGATCCTGCTGATGAGACTGAAGCTGACTAA